One stretch of Anaerolineales bacterium DNA includes these proteins:
- a CDS encoding DNA translocase FtsK: MTPPKTQNSPIREISSGQGYDGIVDEGAGCAVRFQRFLWDFVGIFLLAFALLTLIALFSLPTSGGTLLTLWRNFIRHAFGYGAILVALGSAVAGILVLRLHSSHSGVNGEPVASADRKIPWGRLIALEVAAFAALGLLTVIGGRLVGRAEQGLDGGFVGWGLADLMALGLRAIGLDRNLWGGIVFGVILLVCLLYGMGLVPALYKSLQKITTTKPPSPVVSEPVVSVAPSTAGAGASPMRAESKKRRTLVPTEFRKRLVAANEPAKNLPPPQRDEHLPSLDMLVKDQQDRPDERNINQTAGMIEKSLAEFGIPAKVVGYRVGPTVTQFAVEPGFLEKGSSDEEQANKIKVRVAQIAGLRRDLALALSAERLRIEAPVPGRPYVGIEVPNNRTSMVKLRSILETEAFYKVNSPLAIALGRDVSGLPVVADLSTMPHLLIAGTTGSGKSVCIAAITTCLVMNNTPDDLRLVMIDPKMVELIRFNGLPHLFGKVETDIQRILGVLRWVVAEMDRRYKLLEETHARNIDSYNRKVRRHKLVAPLPRVVVLLDELADLMMTAPDQTEPMLIRLAQLARATGIHLVVATQRPSTDVVTGLIKANFPARISFAVASSVDSRVILDTGGAESLLGHGDMLFMPPEVAAPVRVQGVMVSDSEVEKVITYWQTIHPLEQGVVPPWEDFLKEEAVLADRDELVKKAIEMLRGEKRTSASMLQRRLRIGYPRAARLMDELEEMGVVGPAQTGGREREVLLENDETEDE, encoded by the coding sequence CAGGGCAGGGATATGACGGCATCGTCGACGAAGGCGCCGGCTGTGCTGTACGTTTCCAGCGCTTCCTGTGGGATTTTGTTGGGATCTTCCTGCTGGCATTCGCTCTTCTCACCCTGATTGCACTCTTTTCGCTGCCTACTTCCGGTGGCACCCTGCTCACCTTGTGGCGCAACTTCATCAGGCATGCCTTCGGATATGGGGCCATCCTGGTAGCCCTAGGCAGTGCAGTAGCCGGTATCCTGGTGCTGCGCTTACATTCGTCACACTCAGGCGTCAACGGAGAACCAGTCGCCTCAGCGGACAGGAAGATTCCCTGGGGCCGCCTCATCGCCCTGGAAGTGGCTGCTTTCGCCGCCCTTGGCTTGCTGACCGTGATCGGTGGGCGGCTGGTAGGGAGGGCTGAGCAAGGCCTGGATGGAGGTTTTGTAGGCTGGGGTTTAGCCGATTTAATGGCATTGGGGCTGAGAGCCATCGGCCTGGACCGTAATCTGTGGGGAGGGATCGTCTTTGGAGTGATCCTGCTGGTATGCCTACTGTATGGGATGGGATTGGTACCAGCTTTGTATAAATCTCTGCAAAAAATAACCACCACCAAGCCACCCAGCCCGGTGGTTAGTGAGCCGGTGGTCAGCGTTGCACCTTCAACGGCAGGGGCAGGCGCCAGCCCCATGCGGGCTGAGAGTAAGAAGCGCCGTACGCTGGTGCCGACTGAATTCCGGAAACGCCTGGTGGCTGCCAACGAACCAGCAAAAAATCTACCTCCGCCTCAGCGGGATGAACATCTGCCATCGCTCGATATGCTGGTGAAAGACCAACAAGATCGACCGGACGAACGCAACATCAACCAAACCGCTGGGATGATCGAGAAATCGTTGGCGGAATTCGGTATCCCCGCCAAGGTGGTCGGGTACCGGGTGGGGCCAACGGTAACCCAGTTTGCAGTCGAGCCAGGATTTCTTGAAAAAGGCAGCTCCGACGAAGAACAGGCGAACAAGATTAAAGTACGCGTAGCACAGATTGCAGGCTTGCGGCGCGACCTGGCATTAGCCCTGTCGGCTGAGCGCTTGCGGATCGAAGCACCCGTCCCTGGCCGACCGTATGTGGGCATCGAAGTACCGAATAACCGCACCAGCATGGTAAAACTGCGCTCAATCCTTGAAACGGAAGCTTTTTACAAGGTGAACTCCCCACTGGCCATCGCCCTGGGGCGAGACGTAAGCGGCCTTCCCGTGGTAGCTGACCTCAGCACCATGCCACATTTGTTAATCGCCGGCACCACCGGCTCCGGGAAGTCCGTCTGCATTGCAGCCATCACCACCTGCCTGGTGATGAATAATACGCCTGATGATTTGCGCCTGGTGATGATCGACCCAAAAATGGTTGAGCTGATCCGCTTCAATGGCTTGCCGCACCTGTTCGGAAAGGTTGAAACCGACATTCAGCGTATCCTGGGTGTCTTGCGCTGGGTGGTAGCCGAGATGGACCGGCGTTATAAGCTTTTAGAGGAAACCCACGCTCGAAATATCGACTCATATAACCGTAAGGTTCGACGGCATAAGCTGGTTGCACCCTTACCCCGCGTCGTGGTATTGCTGGATGAGCTGGCTGACCTGATGATGACTGCCCCTGACCAGACCGAGCCAATGTTGATCCGCCTGGCACAACTGGCGCGGGCCACAGGCATCCACCTGGTAGTTGCGACCCAACGTCCCAGCACCGACGTGGTGACTGGCTTGATTAAGGCCAACTTCCCGGCCCGCATATCGTTCGCGGTGGCTTCCTCGGTAGACTCGCGCGTGATCCTCGATACAGGTGGTGCCGAAAGCTTGCTTGGGCATGGAGACATGCTATTCATGCCCCCCGAAGTGGCCGCACCCGTCAGAGTACAGGGGGTGATGGTTTCCGACAGTGAAGTGGAGAAAGTGATCACCTACTGGCAAACCATCCATCCCCTCGAACAAGGAGTCGTGCCTCCCTGGGAGGATTTCCTCAAAGAAGAAGCTGTGCTGGCAGACCGGGATGAGCTGGTGAAGAAAGCCATCGAGATGCTGCGCGGAGAAAAACGCACCAGTGCTTCGATGCTCCAACGCCGCCTACGCATTGGCTACCCGCGCGCGGCGCGCTTAATGGATGAGCTGGAAGAAATGGGTGTGGTTGGCCCTGCCCAGACAGGCGGCCGTGAGCGTGAGGTATTGCTGGAGAACGACGAAACAGAAGATGAATGA
- a CDS encoding prolipoprotein diacylglyceryl transferase, producing the protein MPSGIPSGFFIGTFYLRFYGIILMLGALAAAFLAEHEAKRKGLKSEFVWDALIWVLIAGIIGARLWHVFTPPPSMQAMGYTTQYYLTHPLALINTRAGGLGIPGAVIGGAIGLYLYSRHRKMSFLIWADIAAPAVALAQAIGRWGNYFNQELYGKPTNLPWAVTIAPENRVPGYTQYSTFQPLFLYESIWNLLNMGLLLWMSRKFEGKLKDGDIFLTYLVLYPIGRFFLEFLRLDAPRFGTININQMFMLVVALVSGFVLFWRYRKQDVIPPADTETPSQPSVN; encoded by the coding sequence ATGCCAAGTGGTATACCCAGCGGTTTTTTTATCGGAACATTTTATCTCAGATTTTATGGCATCATCCTGATGCTTGGTGCCCTTGCTGCAGCCTTCCTGGCCGAGCATGAGGCCAAACGCAAGGGATTAAAAAGCGAATTCGTCTGGGACGCTTTGATCTGGGTGCTGATCGCTGGCATTATCGGGGCACGCTTGTGGCACGTCTTTACCCCACCCCCATCCATGCAGGCTATGGGCTATACCACCCAGTATTACCTGACCCACCCACTGGCACTGATCAACACCCGCGCTGGCGGATTAGGCATCCCGGGGGCGGTGATCGGGGGAGCAATTGGTTTATACCTGTATTCCCGCCATCGCAAGATGAGTTTCTTAATCTGGGCAGATATCGCTGCACCAGCAGTCGCCCTGGCCCAGGCCATTGGCCGTTGGGGTAACTACTTCAACCAGGAGCTGTACGGGAAACCCACCAACCTGCCATGGGCTGTCACCATCGCCCCTGAGAACCGGGTGCCCGGTTATACCCAATACTCAACCTTCCAGCCGCTATTCCTGTATGAATCAATTTGGAACCTGCTCAACATGGGGCTCTTGCTGTGGATGTCGAGAAAATTTGAAGGGAAATTAAAAGACGGGGATATCTTCCTGACCTACCTTGTGCTTTATCCCATCGGCAGGTTCTTCCTGGAATTCCTGCGCCTGGATGCACCCCGTTTTGGCACGATCAATATCAACCAGATGTTCATGCTGGTTGTAGCCCTGGTTTCGGGCTTCGTGCTATTCTGGCGATATCGCAAACAGGACGTCATTCCCCCGGCAGATACAGAAACACCCAGCCAGCCATCAGTCAACTGA
- a CDS encoding ABC transporter ATP-binding protein, with product MIQTDKLSKSFNNFIAVDQVSLEVRSGEVLALLGPNGAGKTTTLRMLTSVLKPTGGWARVAGYDVVTQPAEVRASVGVLTEQHGLYGRMNALEYLDFFGQIYHMDSATRQVRTAELLEQFGLFEDRRRKIGEYSKGMRQKLALARALIHDPPVLLMDEPTSAMDPESARLVRDAIHGLRSAKRTIIICTHNLAEAEELADKIAIIQHGRIIILGQVEELKNHLLGAAQFEVRLGAAIDLSQLNLPASISLLHHGENWFQYETETPVRANPQVVQYLVNQNVPVMGLAEIPRSLEKVYLQAVGAGENGNHTPGKDASGRIGKGNTHAG from the coding sequence ATGATCCAGACTGATAAGCTCAGTAAATCATTTAATAATTTCATCGCTGTGGACCAGGTCAGCCTGGAGGTCCGCTCAGGAGAAGTGCTGGCATTGCTAGGGCCTAATGGTGCAGGGAAGACCACTACTTTGCGTATGCTGACTTCCGTGCTCAAACCCACAGGCGGTTGGGCGCGCGTGGCGGGCTACGATGTCGTCACACAACCTGCGGAGGTGCGGGCTTCAGTGGGCGTCTTGACTGAACAACATGGCCTGTATGGTCGAATGAACGCCCTGGAATACCTGGATTTCTTCGGACAGATTTACCACATGGATAGCGCAACCCGCCAGGTGCGGACCGCTGAGCTGCTGGAGCAATTTGGATTGTTTGAAGACCGCAGGCGAAAAATTGGTGAATACTCCAAGGGCATGCGACAGAAGCTGGCCCTGGCGCGGGCACTGATCCATGACCCACCGGTGCTGCTGATGGACGAACCGACTTCTGCCATGGACCCGGAGAGCGCTCGGTTGGTGAGGGATGCAATCCACGGGCTGCGTAGTGCCAAGCGCACCATCATCATCTGCACCCACAACCTGGCTGAAGCGGAAGAGCTGGCCGATAAGATCGCCATCATCCAGCATGGGCGCATTATCATCCTTGGCCAGGTCGAGGAGCTTAAAAATCACCTGTTAGGGGCAGCTCAATTCGAAGTACGCCTGGGAGCAGCGATAGATCTCTCCCAGCTCAACCTGCCGGCATCGATCAGCCTGCTCCATCATGGTGAGAACTGGTTCCAATATGAAACTGAGACCCCTGTGCGGGCCAATCCGCAGGTCGTCCAATACCTGGTGAACCAGAATGTCCCCGTGATGGGCTTAGCAGAGATCCCGCGTAGCCTGGAAAAAGTCTATCTGCAAGCTGTTGGTGCTGGCGAGAATGGCAACCACACCCCTGGGAAGGACGCATCAGGAAGGATCGGCAAAGGGAACACTCATGCTGGATAA